The sequence gggaaccctgaaaaATGTAAAACCTTGGTTTAGTTATCTGTAAAGAAATGTCCAGTTAACCTTCATGGGAGGATTTTCCAGTGACAGTCAGGAGAGAACAGAGGACTGTCATATTGTTGTATTAACTTTATACGCTCAAGAACACAATAACTAACTTATTAAACACTTAATGAGctatatattcataaatatggGTAATGATTGGCAGATAGAAGGTATGAGCAGaagaaaatttgtttttatgGTGAATTCTCTTTCCCCTTGTTCTGAACTCATTTATCACTTGTGGATCATGATAAAGCTGATACTGAAAATACTTTAGCCATCTTTACTAAACCCAGGATGTGTCACGGTTCCTTCATTTTACAAGCCTCAGTTCATGACATCTCATTCAGGAGATGtaaatattcacatttatttatcagaCATAAACTTAACCtgacaaaaaaaagctgtatTTGCACTTACTCGATTCCCAAGTCCACTTCTGGGATGCCGCTAAGCATCTGATTAGACAACATCTCTTCTGTCTTTTCAGCAGAATTGACGCGGATGTTCTCGGGCAGCTCATACAGTTGATCCTCGGCGTTCTTCATTTTCACCTTCTGTTCCACTGCCTCCAATAAtcccttcttctttttcagcTCTGTTTCGATGTACTTCATCCTGTAAGGAGGAAAAACTGACAAATGagatgcaaaaaaatatataataatttagatttttcaCCACTGTTTAGATTTTCCCTAAACAGTTACAATTCTCTTACTGAATGGATCTCTACTGTCCATTAAACTCATCTCTAATATTAAAATCTATATACAGCTTTGTATACATACATGTCTGCATCTTCATCTCGTCTGTTTGTTTCAGCAGAGAAAGCAGTTCCCAAGTTCAGATCATCCTCTGTACTGCtatggataaaaaaacaaaaaaacaattgaaaCATTGGTTTAAAATGTGCTCATTCATGACCAGCGTAAAAGAACCTTGAGAACAAACACTGGCCTTTGACATGTAGTCACTGGGACACTCACGTATCTATGGCTCTGtctttcacttttttcatgTCCACAATACCTCCTGTCTTGAGCTTAAATGGATCATcctgatagatagacagacagacagacagatattcaATTTCTCTATCGTCAATACTTCAGTTTACAACACACCATGATGATGTACCATATTCAATCATGCAGTAAACGTACCTCGATCTCTGCTTCCAGTGGTAGCTTCTCTCCCACAAGTAATGATGCTAAActgggtagaaaaaaaaactcttttagcCATTAATCTGTATTCATCTTATATTTTTCCTATTGAATGCCTGTTACAACAATCAAGAATGATAACAATTTTGCCAACTCAATATTTATGTGACATCACAAAACGTATGTACTTTTCTGTCCACTATTTTGATTTCGTGCACAAacggtagcctagtggttaaagtgctggactaccaatcggaaggttgtcagttcgattcccaggtccaccagactgagcccctgagcaaggcccttaaccctcaattgctcagttgtataaaatgagataaagatgtaagtcactctggataaaggggtctgctaaatgatggATTTAAATGCTAAAACCTAGGACAAATGGGATCGAGAGCTCGTCTGTTCTCTGTCAGTATTTTGAACTACAGATATGACTTCTGATAACATAAACCCCATCCAGATTAAGGCTCGCTATGGTATTATGAATCATTATGCGCTCCTTAACTCAAATTCATcctttattaaaacacacttttaaagattttagattaaagattaaagaataTTGACAAGCAGCAAAGATCTTCCCGGACAAAGATATCTCAGTACTGTAAAGGAATCACCAAGCACATCATAAACATTACAGTACATAGTGTTTTAGGGTGGACGGTGTATCCCTTCATGGGATACCATCACCTTCATTAAGAAACATACACAAAGccacaaaaacaataacaacattcCTCTAACAGACAGCAAAAAATCTATGACACCTGAAAAAGTCCTGGGAGACCAGAATACAGTCCAAATTTGGTCCGAGATACATCTTTCAATGATTACACATGTTTTAAACAGACcgatactatagaaatgattatGTATTAGAATGTGCGCATTAATATAACGCTGTACTTTTCCGTACAGCCGGAACTACTGTCAaaactctgaccaatcagaatcgagaattaaACAAATCTCACCTCACACCTTTCTGCCTCTTCCGTAAATTCTGAAGCTCTTTTGCTTCTTCAAGTTTAGACCTGTGGACGATGTTATTTAAAATTCATCATCAGTTAGAACACAATGTCTTTATAGAGAGCCACTATCAGAATCAGAGTAAAACACAGTCAGCTAGCTAAAGCTTGAaacagttagctagctaaagCTTGCAATATCGAATAGCATAAGATAATGCGGTGGACAGATTATCTACCGAACTTCAGCAGTTACGTCGTCAGATTCCTCTTCATCAGAAGACTCTTTCCTTCTCCTGAGACATTTACCGGCTGGCATGATTAGATATTTAACTATGTATTGTTATGAAATGTAACCAATACAACGTCCTGCTCCTAACTGCGCTTTTGAGAAACAATATTCACTTCTTCTCCTAACTGAGGCGGCCGACAGCCAACGTTATGTTTTattaccgccacctactggagTGGACGGTGTAGTGCGCTCGAGAGATTTTTTGTTTATCTCTGGGAttcaaacaaaatatttcactgTAGAATTAAAAATGACACGTAATTGTTTTATGAACATATttcaataatttaaatattagggtcattattaaaatatataatattctgGTATTAATTTGAGACAAAGAGCTTTTATTTCTacattctacatttacattacattgcaTTAGCTTTGAGgtgacttatatatatatatatgacttgtcttttataataatataattataatataaatattataatatatgtatatacataattaagatatataataaaaatatatattataatatttatattataattatattattataaaaaaaaaaaaaaatataaaaaaacaaaaaataaattctaatatattttattttaatcatttattaatgatttatatatatatatatatatatatatatatatatatatatatatatatatatatatatatatatatatatatatatatacacacacacacacacacacacacacacttgtcttttgTTATAGCAGTTTGGATTAAACCCTTTTAATTTAAGTGACCGGTCAAACAggcttataaataaaaaaactcagcggcataaaaataaacataataatggCGGTGTGTGGTTTCCATCACTGCTACGTTTACAGTCTCCACTCGCTGCACTATGAAGGCGCCAGTGGGCGTTCCCagtactggttgccatagtaataacgttCATCACTGTATGCTGTTTACCGAGATTCACGTGCGCTCTACTTGCCTTCACTCCTATTGGTAGATGCTGCACCAACTCAatacatatttgcataaagttaaactttGCCCAACGTTGTCGCGTCattggacacgcccacttttagTCACTGTCACTGTATGTGGCTCATGTATGTGGCTCTTATTAATAAtgaacaattattttatttactttttttgttatttatttttttatttatttaattatttaatatttaacattattcaataaataaataattaaatatcacTGACagcagaggggggcacggtggcttactggttagcacgtttgcctcacaactccagggttgggggttcgattcccgcctccgccttgtgtgtgtggagtttgcatgttctccccgtgcctcgggggtttcctccgggtactccggtttcctcccctggtccaaagacatgcatggtaggctgattggcatctctggaaaattgtccctagtgtgtgattgcgtgagtgaatgagagtgtgtgtgtgccctgcgatgggttggcactccgtccagggtgtatcctgccttgatgcccgatgaagcctgagataggcacaggctccccgtgacccgagaagttcggataagcggtagaaaatgagtgagtgagtgagagtactCAGTACTCAGTATTCAGTACTCTCTTGGGCCTATTATTCCCTTGCCTAAAACTGAATAGCTGATTGCTGGATGGGTGTGTATCAGGGTAAAGATATGTTTAGAATATCCTTGTATGGTGTTTTTGCATAAAGACTTGCCAGTCCTTAGTTCAGAACACTTCAATAATTAATCTAAAATTCATCCATGTCCTGCACGTGGCATCTTTCTTTGCTTATTGGGTTGCCAGTTATCCCAATCTGTGATCCCTCTGTTTTCTTTTGGACTGATTCTGCCCGgctgattttgttttgtctgagaATGGACGGTTGGGAATTTTGCATATTACAATAAGTCAAATTGGCaagttaaattaataaaaataaataaataaacagtaactaATGAATGCTTAGGATCCACAGCACCGTGATGCACTATTTGGcaaaaggtttgtggacacttaAACATCACCGTCATATGAACCTATTGAACATCAAGATATAGTTCCCCTTTAATTATCTCCACTCCTCTGAGAAGTCTTTTCAccagattttggagcatggatgtggggatttgtgatctTTTAGCCACACAATGGGAtgtatgggatgtggtagcctggttaaggcattggactactgaccggaaggtcatgttcaaatcccaggtccaccaagctgccactgttgggcccctgagcaaggcccttaaccctcaactgtctaaaattaaatcaattgtaagtcactctggataaaggtgtctgctaaatgacagaaatgaaatgaaatgacacGATCATTCAGACACTGATGTCTGGTGAGAAGTCCTGTGACacagcatttcaattcattctAAATTAATTTAGTGGGGTTAAGATAAGGGAACTTTGTTACTTTGAAGTTACTTTGGGGGGATAGAAGGTGAAAGCCTTCACCATAGCCCATTAATAATTTTGTGTCCTCTAGGACTGGAACACAGAtgttgtacatttacatttacagcatttagcagacacccttaaccAGGTTCCTTAacaattgttttttaatttcattttatacaactgagcaaatcagagttaagggccttgcacataggcccagcagtggcagcttggtggacttgggatttgaactcgcaaccttctgataggtagaccaacaccttagccactaggCAACCACATCCCTGTGTTATAgtttagaaatgaaatgaaatgaaatgaattgaattgacatTTCTATAATATTCATTTGACAatatagaaatgaaatgaaatgaaatgacacGATCATTCAGACACTGATGTCTgatatctacatttacagcatttagcagacacccttaaccAGGTTCCTTATCAATTGTTAACCAGGTTCCTTATCACTGATGTCTTATAGAAATGAATTGTCACCcagttaaatgtcattttttacaAACAGTGGCTTACTAATGTCTGCAGATGAATGAGAACTGGAAATCTCTTTGAGAGTAAGCTGACTTGAGTCTGCCCTCTCTACCCCGTGTCTCTCTGCCGAGGAGAGTTATTGTAAAAAGTGATGAAAAAAGAACTAGCAAGTAATTAGACTACAATTACATATTATTGAGAAGGTAATTCCACCTTCCACCCGTTCCATGATGCCCTGGACGGATACAGGAGTATGTTCTGTCGCAGACTCATTCAACCAAGGTACTCCACAGAGTGACACAGGAAATCCTTCCATCAGACTTTAAAATTCCTCTGTACAACAAACATATCTCACAGTGCATCAATATACCTTACTTAAGTGACTTGGAGCTGTGGTAACAAACCCAATTTCCCCCCAGGAGTCAATAATgtatttctgattctgattcactcTTTAATGATTTCGTTTGAAACTGCTTCTATTGAGTAAACTGggtaaagattaaataaaaaaggtttaataataaaatgatactCATCACAATTCTCATAATTAAATCTGTCTTTAGCAGAACTGAGTGCTTACTTGAGCACTAATTGTAGCATTTAGTTTTACAGGACAATTTGGAATTTGGTGTCTTGTCTGTAACCAGAATatcaggtgtggtttgaaaggtCAAGACCAAAGGGTGTGCAGTTTTCATCAGATCATaaggtggaaaaaaacacagttttctgaaagTGATGAGAGAGTAAGAGTTACACAAATCATGTTAATCCTGAGATAAAGTATACACACTGTAACCCAAGTTTgactacatataaacacataataacaaaTTAGAgactctgttttattttttatatttatttatctagatGAGATAAGCCCCAGCAGCTTTGGTTCTCTCTGATCACTGCCTGGTTCATCTTATACGAACCTACAGGCAAAAACATAGATCTGTAAAACCTGTAGTAAAGTCTGTAAAGAGATGGACCTCTCCGATCTGGAAGAGCTCACTGAGACTGTAACTTCATATAGCAGTTTCTGTGAGGACATATGCATCCACACCAGAAGTCATCTAACATTCAACATGATAAGCCATGGTTTACAGGAACACACTGAATAAGGAGATTAGAGCAGCTAAGAAGAGCTAAGCTAAAAGGTTTGAGGTTCAGTTCACCTCTAATGACTCAACTTCAGTCTGGAAAGATTTGAAAgccatcacaaactacaagacaccATCCCCCACCACTGCGGTGAATCAACAACATGCTGAAGATCTGTATGCGTTTTATTGTAGATTCGAAGCCCTCACACCCATTCTGATCATCTCTTTACACAACCTTTAACAGCTCCAGTAACCCCTCTCTTCCCCGCTCCTGCACTCCAGATCAGTGAGATGATGTGTGCCAGgactttagaaagaaaaaaggacaaaaggcaccaggcccagatGGTGTGACAACAACCTGTCCTGAAAACTTGTGCTGACCAGCTGTAAGGTACTTTTATTGTCCCCAGTAGGGAAATTTGTCTTGGGCTATCACCCATGCTgcaatcatacagtacacacattagaCATGGTCGCATATTCACAcagatcttcaacagatcactggagctgtgtgaagtccctgTCTGCTTCAAATATTCAACCATCAtccctgtcccaaagaaacccaagaTAACAGAACTTAACCACTACAAACCTGTAGCACTGACGTCTGGCTTATTAATAAGACTTCACTGGACCCTTACTGTACCCCCCTGCAGTTTGCTTATTGAGCAAACAGGTACGTACAGTGAACTTTTAACTGCATTACATCCTGCAACTGGATAAatcagggacttatgtgaggatcctgtttgtggattTTAGTTTGGCCttcaacaccatcattccaACACTCCACCAGACCAAACAAACTCAGCTGTTCCTAACTCTATCTGTCAGTGTTCATCTTCTGACAGATAGGCAACAGTTAGTGAGACTGAGGAAATTCAGGCCAAACGGCCGCTCTACCAACACTGGTGCCCCTCAAGGTTGTGTTCTCTTCCCAGTGGTTTTCTCCCTGTACAccaatgactgcacctctaattaCCTCTCTGTAAAGCTCCTGAAGTTCGCGGACATACATGCCAATAAAGCTGCTTTTGATtctgatcatttattttatttatgtatttatttgtcagttttttatttatttatttatttatgtatttatttaccatAGTGTGTTCATGTCAGGCTAATGAGCCTTTATATAATCGTAGAATCTCctgctgcacacacaaacacacacacacacacacacactcacacacacctttcaagAAAACACCCAATCATCATATAGAATGTACTAGAAACACAGCAAAGGTTATTAGAATTCCTGATAGAAAACGTTTTCCATAAACACTTTGCCAtacaatatatttacacatttaagcTGGTAAGGCCTCGCAAAATTATTGTCTCCACCTGAGCATTAATCATCCCTCAACGATTGTTAGTTCTTTGAACCAACAAAGCAGTTTCTTTCAATCCGAGTTGTTTCCATCGCATAAAAACGTAGCTTTTCTAAAGACCTGGCAACCCGGGTCACACATCACTGACTGCTAGTGTTTGCGTTGGTTAGCTTTAGCTTAGCCTGCTAACGCTGACTGCAGGAGGATAAATGGAATTTGCGCATTTCATTTTGGCCTAAAATTGCAGAGGATCATTTCCTTTGCATGTGCTGGTGAGGTGCGTTTTTACTGttcatttatctttaaaaaaataaataaataaataatacatgtgttatgttttgttaaatTTAAGCGGTTTTCTGCGGACAGCCTCCGTTGTATATACGTTTAAATGGACCTTTGAGCTATTGTTGCTAACAGCGTTGCTTAAAGTGTCAGTAAGCAAACTGATCATTTCGAATGTGATATGCAGTGATGTTGTAAATAAATAGCCAGCTAACTGAATTCATCCtaggtgtttgtgtgctgtCATTGTCATGAAACAGTAGTCATGATGGCGAAGGAACATGATTTCCTGATAAGAGagcaaacaaaacatcacaACAACATTGTGTCCCAGACATGAAGCTGTATCATTACactaaacaataataaagtaaGATTATAAtacatgttatttattaataacaaaatatcCAGCATTTTTACCTCCTGTCTGATGTACATTTACCATaggattgttttgtttttgttgacaacctaaaaaaattaataaatctgttatttaacaaagtatacatttctaaatatttttatttatttttttgtcttcatcTTGTGCAGTTTAATACTGATAGTTTATACAACTGTATCTACATGTCATATATCTAGACATCATAAATGGATGatgtttgtattaaaatgtttgtttaacttttttACACTAACCGACACAGAGTGTTGATTggaaatcattatttttattgtcaaaTAAAAAACCCACCGTACAGCGTtgacaaaaacatttgtatattattCAGAATAAAATTTTTGGGAAATTCGTCTTTAACGTGAcgttttaaaccttttaaaagtttcaaatgatttcagGGCTTGTTGTATGTTCATGAAATAATTTGAAAGCAGTTGACTTTCCTATTATCAAGTGTATGAAATAACATTGGGGTAGAAATTATTTTTGGCTCCCAGACGGTTCTTTTGTGAGAGCTATAAATGGAAACATGATCATGAAACATGGTCCTCTGGCCTGATAGAAATATCATTCATATCAAATattacagctccagggtctgcAATTCAATCCTGTAGTTTTTCCAGGTGTTTACGGTTTCTTTCTATCCATAAAAAACATGTCAGTAGGTGGAATTGATCATCTAGATTTATATAAATGTCTCCACAGTGACCAGGAAGTGGAATCACTGAATAAATAacattggttttttttttatttctaataatgaCAATCCTGCGGTTCAGCACAGCTTCCCCGAGACCGTGTGATAAATCAGGTAAACGTTTTAGTAAGTTTCCACTACAAGCTGACAGAAAAGCTTCACTCAGCCTTGTCATCAGTTTATAAAGGTCTCTGGAGCAGTCCGTGAGGGATGAACACTAATCTTCCAAAAGAGAAGGAAGATGTCTGATGATTCAGTAAACTCTTGTGCTATACTGGAGGATGTATTGATTTGCTGTGATTCTGCCCGAGCCACCAGTCGTCTGCATCTtgatgaaataaatcatttagacaaacctgtttatattttacatgtgATAGAATATTCAGTGCAATTTAAATGATAACTAAAAGGTTACGCCGGCAGATTCGTTACATCCTAGTGTTTGTTTGTAATAAAGAGCACCAGATGTGTCCCTTTTTTACCTGAACTAATTTTATATGCCAATTATAACCTAACAGATATTACCATTACTGGGATTGCTTAAGTGATGATACACACATGGAAGTCATGTTTCTTTGGTCAAGAGGTGTTTATACAACACAAATATAGTTCTgacaatgaaggaaaaaaaactttattacaTGAATTTACACTACACAGCATGATATGTGTCATATCTGGCAACTTATTGTTTACTCTATTGCTAAATACAATGTGTAATTAGTTGTCGTTCTTCTCTATAGCTCAACGCCtcgttttttttggtttgtgacATAAGAGACAAATCATGACAGACTGTGGAGATGTTTGTCCTCACTTGGACTCCATTGGTGAGGTAACCAAGGAGGAGCTTCTGCAAAAATCAAAGGTAAAGCAACTAACATTAAATCTGGTCAGTTCTAATTATTTGTAGTGATTCAGTCAACATGCTCAGATACGCTGTAGAAATGTGTTGATATACAAGCTCATTTTTTACTTCACCAATTTGTCAAAGGCATTTTAACCTACAGGTTTCCTTTACTTACAGGGCACTTGTCAATCATGTGGGGTAGGTGGTCCCAACCTCTGGGCATGTCTTCAGGTGAGCCGGAAAATaaggggttttatttttttcttgttcactTGGTAAATTAAAACGTTCTGCTTGCATTTGCTACAATGTCCCTTGTGGTGAAGCCATTGTCACTCTTTACCTGGGCATAAATGATATTTTGTGTCAGCCAAGGAAACCCCGATGTGAttgaacactaacacacagcCAAGAGCTGTGTTTTTTGGTATAATTTCTTAGTTAGAAGTGGCGAAATCTTTGTAAGAGTTATAGCGATAGCTTCCCAGTAGTGAGATATTCTCTCGAATTTTATCTTGGATAATTTTCACCCCCCAGCTAAATCTTCTTTATCATATGACAGCTTTCAGATTTGGATGGCTTCGCATGAAGCCGGCCAACTTGTTATGGGATAAGTTAACACACTCAGAAAGTGACTCAGACACTCAGATATTCTCTCTTCTACATGCAtgagctaacacacacacacaattgtctagtgtcactgtgatagAAATGGGAGAAGGAGTATTCCATTTTTCTCACCTTGCGAATATGGCCATGTTAATGCTTGCCTTaagtttaaatgaaacaaataaatagtgtTTGCTTCTTCAGCGTGACTGTCCCTATGTAGGCTGTGGAGAGTCGTACTCCGATCACAGCACCACACATGCACAGGTAACTCTGAACCTCACATatatcctctcctctctccatcCTTTCTCAGGATCACCTTTCCTTATCTattccatttattcattcatctctgTAACTTTTCTATCCAGGTGAAGAAACACAATCTGACAGTGAATCTGACTACGTACAGGGTGTGgtgttatgtgtgtgagagagaggtgtttcTGGAACAGAGGCCTGTCAGTCCATTGGCAGTAAATCAACGCTACAAACATCTCGATCAGGTATTCTCATATATGTTGTTCCCATCTGTGCTAGAAGCCTGAACTTGAAGATTTTGCCTATAACACTCTTCAATCGCTAACAGGGACATTCTTCAACCAGGATTTATTGTTCCATTGTAcaatttttctgtttaaaaaaaaagtgccaaaAAAGATCAGTATATAAAAGAGAATACCAATAATGTGATTTTGTTTCGACATACCCTTTTTCTTCACCTTATTCTAGCCTGTATTTCTTCCTTCTCAGGTTAaccttatttaatttaaaagttgACAGACGTCTCTCTTATTTCTTTGcgcgttttttttgttatgcgtTTGCAGGTGAAATTGCACTGTGCTCATAcaccaaaaaattttttttttccccaggatTCTCCTCCTCAGAATCCGGCTCACCCATTAAAAGCAGTGCCAATTGCTGTGGCAGATGATGAAGGTTCGGAGTCTGAGGAAGATGAGTTTAAGCCAAGAGGTAAATTAACACCACAACTGACAGCTATTTCAAAGCCATACATATTTTTGGTGGATGGATTGGTGTGACTGTGCACATGAAATGAGATGTACATTATATGGTCAAAAGATTTTGGACACCTGGAGGCTTTATATTGTTGACATCAGGCACTGAAGtttggggttgaggtcaggacaaGATTGAGCTTGATTTGTGCTCCGGGACATTgtaatgctggaacatgtttagGCACCTTAGCAGTGAATTGAAAATTGTATTGTTACAGCACACAAAACCTTTCTATGCAACTGTATGCTTCCAAATTTGTTGGAGTTTTTGgtagaaccacatatgggtgttaTAGTCAGGTAtctacaaacttttggccataaagTGTATTTATCCCTTTATATCCCTTTATCCATACACAATCAAAATAATTTCAGCTAAATAAAGTCACAGttacaatttttacattttatattcacatttaaatgTCTTTCAACCAGACATTGTTGCCCTTGTTCAAGTCCAAGACAGACTGGATTTTTCTGATtgaacaagaaataaaaaataactgaaacatcaaaagcacttttttttcctctggatCAATTGCTTGTCTTTAACATACTTATTTTCAGTattgtttttatgatgtttaaaaGTATgtcaagttaaaaataaaatgaaagagataTAATTATTgccatttctatttttttttttctttctttattccacCTACTCCACTGGGTGACACCCAATAgatggattataaatcattattgcTGTAAAATC comes from Tachysurus vachellii isolate PV-2020 chromosome 26, HZAU_Pvac_v1, whole genome shotgun sequence and encodes:
- the c26h9orf78 gene encoding splicing factor C9orf78 homolog isoform X1, translated to MPAGKCLRRRKESSDEEESDDVTAEVRSKLEEAKELQNLRKRQKGVSLASLLVGEKLPLEAEIEDDPFKLKTGGIVDMKKVKDRAIDTSTEDDLNLGTAFSAETNRRDEDADMMKYIETELKKKKGLLEAVEQKVKMKNAEDQLYELPENIRVNSAEKTEEMLSNQMLSGIPEVDLGIDAKIKNIISTEDAKAKLIAEQRNKKKDSGTSFVPTNIAVNYVQHNRFYHEDVNAPHRRHREEPKSRPLRVGDTEKPAPESKSPPNYRKRPNNEKATDDYHYEKFKKMNRRY
- the c26h9orf78 gene encoding splicing factor C9orf78 homolog isoform X2; the encoded protein is MPAGKCLRRRKESSDEEESDDVTAEVRSKLEEAKELQNLRKRQKGVSLASLLVGEKLPLEAEIEDDPFKLKTGGIVDMKKVKDRAIDTTEDDLNLGTAFSAETNRRDEDADMMKYIETELKKKKGLLEAVEQKVKMKNAEDQLYELPENIRVNSAEKTEEMLSNQMLSGIPEVDLGIDAKIKNIISTEDAKAKLIAEQRNKKKDSGTSFVPTNIAVNYVQHNRFYHEDVNAPHRRHREEPKSRPLRVGDTEKPAPESKSPPNYRKRPNNEKATDDYHYEKFKKMNRRY